The sequence below is a genomic window from Streptococcus pantholopis.
TAGTTTACAGCCTCTTTATGCCGTGCTTGGAGATGTGAATCAGGAGTATGCACTGAAATATATAACAGCTTTTCTCTTAAAATTCAACCAGCGGTCAGCCGTTCCCCAGAAAAGGCCGGACATTTTTGTGCAGGCCTTGGAGGAGCTGGGCTATATTGCTAAAAATACAGATGGTAAGTATGAATTGCGGCTGAATTTTGCTAAAGACAGCTTAACATTCAGAACCAAAGCAATATCAAAAGACTGACAGTACTAATCTGCTCTGAAAGTCAAGCAATGTTTTATAGATGAATGATAGCAAAATACAGGCTTTCTTACAGGCCTGTTTTTGAAATGAAAAAATAAAATTTCTTCAACAGTTATTCTCTGCCAGTCTGTTGAAAATATGGTAAACTCATAGGAAAGGATATAAATAAACAAAATAAGTCTGAAAATCCGGCAGCCTCTTCCTTTTCTTTGATGGCTTCCTGATAGCTGCCGTCTGCGGGCTTTGTATCTTGTTGGAATTGAACACGCCCTAAGCTCTTTGCAAAAAAGAGACGCAGTCGTAGGAAGGAAGCATAAGCTGACGTACGAATGTGGCTGCTCTAGTAAGTATAAAACTTCCTAGAAACCGGAGTTTCTTCGTCAGTTTTCCTATTTTTGCTGTGAGCTTTAAACGGGCTTTGTATCTTGTTATAAGGAGTTGCGGGATGGCAGTCGAACGTTTATTATTTTCTTGTGCCGGTATCAAAGAGGGTGGGGAATTTCCAATTATCTATACCGGCAGAGGAGAGAATAGATCACCAGAATTTCATCTAAAAAATTTAGATCCGCAGGCTGAGACACTTGCCTTAACGTTAGAAGATTTGGATCATCCGCTCAAAAAAGAGTTTACACATTGGCTGATTTGGAACATTCCGGCGAGAGCATTTATCCCTTCAGGAATTCCTAAGGGAAAAACAGTAGCAGAACTAGGTCATGCTAAACAAGGGCTGGCCTATGGCTGGCATTGTTATGCCGGCCC
It includes:
- a CDS encoding YbhB/YbcL family Raf kinase inhibitor-like protein, whose product is MAVERLLFSCAGIKEGGEFPIIYTGRGENRSPEFHLKNLDPQAETLALTLEDLDHPLKKEFTHWLIWNIPARAFIPSGIPKGKTVAELGHAKQGLAYGWHCYAGPKPPFGQTHRYRFTLYSLNRSLDLSPYTRKSVFLKAAAPYILQKGELTASFGSKRESEKQWVPSFSG